A single window of Nicotiana sylvestris chromosome 5, ASM39365v2, whole genome shotgun sequence DNA harbors:
- the LOC138868256 gene encoding uncharacterized protein, whose amino-acid sequence MGFLQPVPQTRQNPASPAYRADVRCAYHSGAEGHDTNDCWTLKRAVENLIEHGKIVLRDEEVPNVTNNPLPSHNNGPLIGMICEDKEFDPALKAIIAIDDVERKPKAAPKQEKGEKKTNVVKAELEKKVETKTEMMLPSKNEVLYIPRGKEITGELPENTSAGRYSDIQEVNNATRKRFPPKKPVSAEEAEAFFQKMNMPDYEVLDQLRKYPEQVSMLSLLMRSDEHQKILLKTLNETYVPVETSVEQLERMTERFFAVNQVSFSKNDLPPEGAAHNKALHLTVKCEDYYVKRVMLDEGSGVDICPLSTLQRMEIGTGRIRANNVCVRAFDGIKRDTLGEIDLILTIGPVKFEVTFQVLDIDTIYNFLLGRPWIHAAGAVPSTLHQMVKFEYEDKEIVVYGEDEQSIYRDPSIPYLEAREGSEHTVYQAFEVMLAEQYEEGSPCPQPFLSNASIIVAKEMIRRGFKPGKGLGKSSQGITEPITLPYTKKLFGIGFHPTPKDEYWAKKRKNEGWKLPQPLPHLYETFVRSKYIEEEDDEAFTAEEIEEICGSMREMLYETHMVQLGEGTSTAEVLYMGPNAKLQNWEATPFPVRRESG is encoded by the exons TTTAAAAAGGGCGGTAGAGAACTTAATAGAACATGGAAAGATAGtattaagggacgaggaggtcccaaatgtgaccaacaatccgttgccctctcacaataatgggccattgattgggatgatctgtgaggacaaggagtttgatcctgccctaaaagctataatcgccattgacGATGTAGAGAGAAAGCCTAAAGCAGCCCCGAAgcaagagaaaggggaaaagaagactaaTGTTGTCAAGGCTGAGCTCGAAAAGAAGGTTGAGACAAAGACGGAGATGATGTTGCCTTCGAAGAATGAAGTTCTCTATATTCCACGAG gcaaagaaatcacgggggaacttccagaaaatacttctgCTGGAAGATATTCAGACATTCAAGAAGTGAACAATGCCACACGAAAGCGCTTCCCACCCAAGAAACCTGTAAGCGCTGAAGAAGCAGAGGCTTTCTTCCAGAAGATGAATATGCCTGACTATGAAGTGTTGGATCAGTTGCGCAAATACCCTGAACAAGTGTCTATGCTATCTTTACTAATGAGGTCCGACGAGCATCAGAAGATCCTGCTCAAAACTTTGAATGAAACGTATGTGCCGGTTGagacttcagttgaacaactTGAAAGAATGACAGAAAGGTTCTTTGCGGTTAATCAAGTTTCTTTTAGCAAGAACGATTTGCCTCCggagggagcagctcacaacaaggctttacatctgacagtcaagtgtgaagactactacgtcaagcgggtaatgttggatgagggttcgggtgttgacatttgtccgctctctacgctgcaaagaatggaaattgggaccggaaggatTCGCGCCAATAATGTCTGTGTAAGAGCTTTCGATGgcatcaagagggacaccctcggaGAAATAGACCTGATATTGACTATCGGGCCGGTGAAGTTCGAAGTAACTTTCCAGGTACTGGATATAGACACTATTTACAACTTTCTCctcggaaggccttggattcatgctgcaggagctgtaccctccactctccaccaaatggtgaagtttgaatatgaagatAAGGAAATTGTGGTCtacggagaagacgaacagtctatttatcgggacccatccatcccatatcttgaagcaagagaagggagtgagcacacAGTTTATCAGGCTTTTGAAGTTATGCTggcggagcagtatgaagaagggagcccttgcccccaacctttcttgtctaacgcttcaaTCATAgttgctaaagaaatgatccgacggGGATTCAAACCGGGAAAAGGACTTGGAAAATCGTCGCAAGGAATAACTGAACCTATCACCTTGCCTTACACTAAGAAACTCTTTGGGATAGGCTTCCACCCTACTCCAAAAGATGAATATTGggcaaagaagagaaaaaatgagggatggaagttgcctcaaccattgCCACATTTGTACGAAACTTTCGTCAGATCAAAGtacattgaagaagaagatgacgaggcctttacggccgaagagattgaagaaatatgtgggtcaatgagagaaatgctttacgaaactcacatggttcaactgggagaaggcacaagcaccgctgaggtgctatacATGGGGCCAAATGCTAAGCTTCAAAATTGGGAGGCTACACCATTCCCAGTCAGGCGGGAGTCCGGGTAG